One segment of Brassica napus cultivar Da-Ae chromosome C3, Da-Ae, whole genome shotgun sequence DNA contains the following:
- the LOC106442383 gene encoding BTB/POZ domain-containing protein At1g30440 yields the protein MACMKLGSKSDAFQRQGQAWFCTTGLPSDVVVEVGEMSFHLHKFPLLSRSGVMERNIAEASQEADDDKCLIQISDLPGGDKTFELIAKFCYGVKLELTASNVVHLRCAAEHLEMTEENAEGNLISQTETFLNQVVLKSWKDSIKALQTCSEVSHYAEELNITKKCIESLAVRASTTDPNLFGWPVVDPMQSPGGSVLWNGISTGARVKHTSSDWWYEDASTLSFPLFKRLITVMDSRGGVREDIIAGSLTYYTRKHLPGLKRRRGGPEASGRFSSSGTVLSEEEQKHLLEEIQDLLPVQKGLVPTKFFVDMLRVAKILKASPSCVANLEKRIGMQLDQAALEDLVMPSFTHTMETLYDVDSVQRILDHFLGTDQIMTVGGGVGSPCSSVDDGNLMGSPQRITPMMAVSKLIDGYLAEVAPDVNLKLPKFQTLAGSVPECARLLDDGLYRAIDIYLKHHPWLAETERENLCRLLDCQKLSLEACTHAAQNDRLPLRVIVQVLFFEQLQLRTSVAGCFLVSDNLDGGSRQLRSGGFAGGSAEGGGGGWASAVRENQVLKVGMDSMRMRVCELEKECSNMRQEIEKLGKTSKVGGGGKTWENVSKKLGFGIKLKSHQMCSAQEGSVSKSNSENVKIEKLKDVKERRGKHKKASSISSER from the exons ATGGCTTGCATGAAGCTGGGATCCAAATCTGATGCTTTCCAGAGACAAGGCCAGGCTTG GTTTTGCACAACTGGACTTCCAAGTGATGTTGTCGTTGAAGTTGGGGAAATGTCTTTCCATCTCCACAAG TTTCCTTTGCTCTCTAGAAGTGGAGTCATGGAAAGAAACATCGCAGAGGCATCTCAAGAAGCAGATGATGACAAATGTCTCATTCAAATCTCTGATCTTCCCGGCGGAGACAAAACCTTCGAGCTAATCGCCAAGTTCTGCTACGGTGTAAAACTCGAACTCACCGCTTCCAACGTTGTACACCTCAGATGCGCAGCTGAGCATCTCGAAATGACTGAAGAGAACGCCGAAGGAAACCTAATCTCCCAAACCGAAACTTTCCTCAACCAAGTCGTCCTCAAAAGCTGGAAAGACTCAATAAAAGCCCTCCAAACCTGCAGCGAGGTCTCCCACTACGCTGAGGAGTTAAACATCACCAAGAAATGCATAGAGTCGCTAGCCGTGAGAGCATCAACAACAGACCCGAACCTTTTCGGATGGCCGGTCGTGGACCCCATGCAGAGTCCAGGTGGCAGCGTGTTATGGAACGGCATAAGCACGGGTGCTAGAGTTAAACACACTAGCTCAGATTGGTGGTACGAGGACGCGTCCACACTTAGCTTTCCTCTCTTTAAGAGACTCATCACAGTCATGGACTCACGAGGAGGCGTAAGAGAAGACATCATCGCCGGTTCTTTAACTTACTACACAAGAAAACACTTACCCGGTTTAAAACGACGCCGTGGAGGACCTGAAGCTAGCGGTCGTTTCAGCAGCTCAGGGACGGTACTCTCCGAAGAAGAGCAGAAGCACTTGCTCGAAGAGATCCAAGACCTTCTCCCCGTGCAAAAAGGTTTAGTCCCGACCAAGTTCTTCGTCGACATGCTCAGAGTCGCCAAGATTCTGAAGGCTAGCCCTAGCTGCGTAGCTAACTTGGAGAAGAGGATAGGGATGCAGCTCGACCAGGCGGCGTTGGAGGATCTTGTGATGCCTAGCTTTACTCATACGATGGAGACTCTATACGATGTTGACTCTGTGCAGAGGATCTTGGATCATTTTCTTGGTACTGATCAGATTATGACTGTTGGTGGTGGTGTTGGCTCTCCTTGCTCTTCGGTGGATGATGGGAACTTGATGGGATCACCGCAGAGGATAACGCCGATGATGGCGGTTTCGAAGCTGATTGATGGGTATCTTGCTGAAGTGGCTCCTGATGTTAATCTCAAGCTTCCGAAGTTTCAAACCTTAGCTGGTTCTGTTCCTGAGTGTGCTAGGCTCTTGGATGATGGACTATATCGCGCAATAGACATTTACTTAAAG CATCATCCGTGGTTAGcggaaacagagagagagaatcttTGCAGGTTGTTAGACTGCCAGAAGCTCTCTTTAGAAGCTTGCACACACGCGGCGCAGAACGACAGATTACCACTAAGAGTAATCGTCCAAGTCCTCTTCTTTGAGCAGCTTCAGCTTAGAACCTCTGTAGCTGGATGCTTCCTGGTTTCAGACAACCTCGATGGTGGGTCAAGGCAGTTAAGAAGCGGCGGATTTGCAGGAGGATCAGccgaaggaggaggaggaggatgggCAAGTGCAGTAAGAGAGAATCAAGTCTTGAAAGTTGGGATGGACAGTATGAGGATGAGGGTTTGCGAGTTGGAGAAAGAGTGTTCTAATATGAGACAGGAGATTGAGAAACTCGGTAAGACGAGTAAGGTTGGTGGTGGTGGCAAGACGTGGGAGAATGTTTCTAAGAAACTTGGGTTTGGTATAAAGCTGAAGTCACATCAGATGTGCAGTGCTCAAGAAGGGTCTGTGTCAAAGTCTAACAGTGAGAATGTGAAGATAGAGAAGCTTAAGGATGTCAAGGAACGTCGTGGGAAGCATAAGAAAGCTTCGAGCATTAGTTCTGAAAGGTGA
- the LOC106442384 gene encoding cation-chloride cotransporter 1 yields the protein MDRGDIEEAGGEEEFPRLGGGKYRPVGAHDRAVVEMSSIDPGSSSSTLKNIRVVAPGEMGAGAREGPIPEDGVNGHQKESKLELFGFDSLVNILGLKSMTGEQIPAPSSPRDGEDISIMQGHPKPALKMGTMMGVFVPCLQNILGIIYYIRFTWIVGMAGIGQSLVLVLLCGLCTFLTTISLSAIATNGAMKGGGPYYLIGRALGPEVGISIGLCFFLGNAVAGALYVLGAVETFLKAFPAAGIFRETITKVNGTAVAESVQSPSSHDLQIYGIVVTILLCFIVFGGVKMINRVAPAFLLPVLLSILCIFIGMFLAKTDDPDTGITGLRLKSFRDNWSSAYQMTNNAGIPDPLGGTYWSFNELVGLFFPAVTGIMAGSNRSASLKDTQRSIPVGTLAATLSTTLLYVISVLFFGAVATRDKLLTDRLLTATVAWPLPLIVHVGIILSTLGAALQSLTGAPRLLAAIANDDILPILNYFKVADTSEPHIATLFTALICIGCVVIGNLDLITPTVTMFYLLCYAGVNLSCFLLDLLDAPSWRPRWKYHHWSLSFVGASLCIVIMFLISWSFTVVAIALASLIYKYVGLKGKAGDWGDGFKSAYFQLALRSLRSLGADQVHPKNWYPIPLVFCRPWGQLPENVPCHPKLADFANCMKKKGRGMSIFVSILDGDYYECAEEAKEACKQLATYIEYKRCEGVAEIVVAPNMTEGFRGIIQTMGLGNLKPNIVVMRYPEIWRRENLTEIPSTFVGIINDCITANKGVVIIKGLEEWPNEYQRQYGTIDLYWIVRDGGLMLLLSQLLLTKESFESCKIQLFCIAEEDSDAEALKADVKKFLYDLRMQAEVIVVTMKSWDIRSEGNSKEDSLEAFDAAQRRISDYLGEIKSQGSTPRLANGKMMVVNEQQVEKFLYTMLKLNSTILSYSRMAAVVLVSLPPPPLNHPAYFYMEYMDLLVENVPRMLIVRGYHRDVVTLFT from the exons ATGGATAGGGGCGACATTGAAGAAGCCGGCGGCGAAGAGGAATTCCCGCGACTCGGCGGAGGAAAATACAGGCCGGTGGGGGCGCACGATAGAGCGGTTGTCGAAATGTCATCCATCGATCCTGGATCTTCCTCTTCCACCCTCAA GAACATAAGAGTAGTTGCACCGGGAGAGATGGGAGCTGGTGCAAGGGAGGGTCCAATACCAGAAGATGGAGTCAATGGCCATCAGAAGGAATCCAAGCTGGAATTGTTTGGTTTCGATTCTCTTGTGAACATTCTTGGTTTGAAGAG CATGACAGGAGAGCAAATTCCAGCACCATCTAGCCCTAGAGATGGGGAGGATATCTCCATCATGCAAGGGCACCCAAAG CCTGCTCTCAAGATGGGTACAATGATGGGAGTTTTCGTTCCCTGCTTGCAAAACATCTTAGGAATTATATACTATATCCGTTTCACATG GATTGTTGGCATGGCTGGTATCGGACAAAGCCTGGTATTGGTATTGCTGTGTGGATTATGTACATTTTTGACGACAATATCTTTGAGTGCTATTGCGACAAATGGCGCAATGAAG GGTGGAGGACCATATTACCTCATTGGTCGTGCTCTTGGTCCGGAGGTTGGGATTAGCATAGGTTTATGCTTCTTCCTTGGCAATGCAGTTGCTGGAGCTCT GTACGTTTTGGGTGCTGTGGAGACTTTTTTAAAAGCGTTCCCTGCTGCTGGGATTTTTAGAG AAACTATCACAAAGGTTAATGGAACTGCAGTTGCCGAATCAGTACAAAGCCCAAGCTCACACGACTTGCAGATTTATGGAATTGTTGTGACTATACTTCTATGCTTCATTGTGTTTGGCGGCGTGAAGATGATCAATCGGGTTGCACCTGCTTTCCTACTACCCGTGTTGCTCTCTATCTTGTGCATATTCATTGGGATGTTTTTGGCAAAAACAGATGATCCTGACA CTGGAATCACGGGCTTGCGATTAAAAAGTTTTAGAGATAACTGGAGTTCTGCTTATCAGATGACAAATAATGCGGGAATTCCTGATCCACTTGGAGGCACATACTGGAGTTTCAA TGAGTTGGTGGGTCTATTTTTCCCTGCTGTAACAGGAATTATGGCTGGTTCAAATAGATCAGCTTCACTGAAAGACACACAAAGATCAATTCCTGTTGGAACATTGGCTGCCACTCTGTCAACCACCTTACTGTATGTGATCTCAGTGCTGTTTTTTGGAGCTGTTGCTACCCGTGACAAACTTTTGACTGATAG GCTTCTTACTGCCACAGTTGCTTGGCCTCTCCCCCTCATTGTTCACGTTGGCATCATCCTCTCAACCTTAGGGGCTGCTCTCCAGAGTCTGACAGGAGCCCCAAGGTTGCTTGCGGCTATAGCAAATGATGATATTCTCCCCATCCTGAATTATTTTAAAGTTGCGGATACTAGCGAACCTCACATAGCGACGCTTTTCACAGCATTGATCTGCATCGGATGTGTTGTTATCGGAAATCTAGATCTTATTACACCGACTGTGACTATGTTTTATCTTTTATGCTACGCGGGAGTAAACTTGTCTTGTTTCCTGCTTGATCTACTTGATGCTCCAAGTTGGCGTCCACGGTGGAAATACCATCACTGGAGCCTTTCCTTTGTTGGAGCCTCACTTTGCATAG TGATCATGTTCTTGATTTCTTGGTCATTCACTGTCGTTGCCATTGCGCTTGCAAGTCTTATATACAAATACGTTGGGCTAAAAGGAAAGGCCGGAGACTGGGGTGATGGTTTCAAGAGTGCATATTTTCAGTTGGCCCTTCGTAGTCTCAGGTCACTCGGAG CGGATCAAGTGCACCCTAAGAACTGGTATCCAATCCCCCTTGTTTTCTGCAGACCATGGGGACAGCTCCCAGAGAATGTTCCATGCCATCCTAAGCTGGCTGATTTTGCCAACTGTATGAAGAAAAAAGGTCGTGGAATGTCGATCTTTGTCTCAATACTAGACGGTGACTACTATGAATGTGCTGAAGAAGCAAAAGAAGCCTGCAAACAACTAGCCACCTACATTGAGTACAAGCGTTGCGAAGGCGTAGCTGAAATCGTTGTAGCTCCAAACATGACCGAAGGCTTCCGCGGGATCATCCAGACGATGGGACTTGGAAACCTCAAACCCAACATTGTCGTAATGCGTTACCCCGAGATCTGGCGACGGGAGAATCTAACAGAGATTCCATCCACGTTTGTTGGGATAATCAACGACTGCATAACAGCAAACAAAGGAGTTGTCATCATCAAAGGGTTAGAGGAATGGCCAAACGAGTACCAAAGACAGTACGGAACAATCGACTTGTACTGGATCGTGAGAGACGGCGGTCTCATGCTTCTCCTCTCGCAGCTTCTTCTGACGAAAGAAAGCTTCGAGAGCTGCAAGATCCAGCTCTTCTGCATAGCTGAAGAGGATTCAGACGCGGAAGCACTAAAGGCCGACGTGAAGAAGTTCCTCTACGACCTCAGAATGCAAGCGGAAGTAATCGTGGTGACGATGAAGTCGTGGGACATAAGATCAGAAGGAAACAGCAAAGAAGATTCATTAGAGGCCTTTGATGCTGCGCAGAGACGAATCTCGGATTACTTGGGAGAGATAAAGAGTCAAGGTTCGACTCCAAGGTTGGCAAACGGGAAAATGATGGTGGTGAATGAGCAACAAGTGGAGAAGTTTCTATACACGATGCTGAAACTGAACTCGACCATACTCAGTTACTCGAGGATGGCCGCGGTGGTGCTGGTTAGTCTCCCGCCGCCTCCGTTGAACCACCCGGCGTATTTCTACATGGAGTATATGGATTTGCTGGTGGAGAATGTCCCGAGGATGTTGATCGTGAGAGGGTATCACAGAGATGTTGTAACTTTGTTTACATAG
- the LOC106442385 gene encoding 30-kDa cleavage and polyadenylation specificity factor 30 codes for MEDADGLSFDFEGGLDSGPIQPTASVPVAPLENQSSAAVNLTPSYDHSSAAAAGAGRGRSFRQTVCRHWLRGLCMKGDACGFLHQYDKARMPICRFFRVHGECREQDCVYKHTNEDIKECNMYKLGFCPNGPDCRYRHAKLPGPPPPVEEVLQKIQQLTSYSYGPNRFYQPRNAAPQLGDVKPQVQVQTQEPGNLHQQQQQPQQSQHQVSQTQTQTQNTADQTSHPLPRGVNRYFVVKSNNSENFELSVQQGVWATQRSNEAKLNEAFDIVDNVILIFSVNRTRHFQGCAKMTSRIGGYIGGGNWKNEHGTQQYGGNFSVKWLKLCELSFHKTRNLRNPYNENLPVKISRDCQELEPSVGEELASLLYLEPDSKLMAISIAAEAKREEEKAKGVNPESRAENPDIVPFEDNEEEEEEEDESEEEEDGMANGPQGRGRGRGMMWPPQMPMGRGIRPMPGMGGFPLGVMNPADAFPYGPGGYNGMPDPFGMGPRPFGPYGPRFGGDFRGPVPGMMFPGRPPQQFPHGGYGMMGGSGRGGPLMGGMGNAPRGGGGRPMYYPPATTTARPGPTSSNRRTPERSDDRGAVDESHEMEQFEVGNSLRNEETESEDEDKAPRRSRHGDKRR; via the exons ATGGAGGACGCCGACGGACTCAGCTTCGATTTCGAAGGCGGTCTCGACTCCGGACCTATCCAGCCCACGGCTTCCGTCCCCGTCGCTCCCCTCGAAAACCAATCCTCCGCCGCCGTCAACCTGACGCCGAGCTACGATCACTCCTCCGCGGCGGCGGCAGGAGCTGGGAGAGGACGGAGTTTCCGCCAGACCGTTTGCAGGCACTGGCTCCGAGGTCTGTGTATGAAAGGCGACGCCTGCGGGTTCCTCCACCAGTACGATAAAGCTCGTATGCCGATCTGCAGATTCTTCCGAGTGCACGGTGAATGTAGAGAGCAGGATTGCGTCTATAAGCATACGAATGAAGATATCAAAGAATGCAATAT GTACAAGCTagggttttgtcccaatggtcCTGACTGTAGGTACAGGCATGCGAAGCTGCCTGGACCTCCACCTCCTGTGGAGGAAGTTCTTCAGAAGATACAACAGCTGACTTCGTACAGTTACGGGCCTAATAGATTCTATCAACCACGGAACGCTGCTCCGCAGTTGGGGGATGTTAAGCCTCAGGTGCAAGTTCAGACGCAGGAGCCAGGTAACTTGCaccagcagcagcaacaacctCAGCAATCACAACATCAGGTCAGCCAGACTCAGACTCAGACGCAAAACACTGCTGACCAAACGTCTCATCCTTTGCCTCGTGGGGTAAATAG GTATTTTGTAGTAAAAAGTAACAATTCAGAAAATTTTGAGTTATCTGTGCAACAAGGAGTATGGGCTACACAAAGAAGCAATGAAGCGAAACTTAATGAAGCTTTTGACATTGTGGATAATGTGATCTTGATATTCTCTGTCAATCGAACACGGCATTTCCAG GGCTGTGCTAAGATGACATCCAGAATTGGTGGTTACATTGGTGGAGGAAACTGGAAAAATGAACATGGAACTCAGCAGTATGGCGGGAACTTTTCAGTTAAATGGTTAAAG TTGTGCGAACTGTCCTTCCACAAAACTCGGAATTTAAGGAATCCTTACAACGAGAACTTGCCTGTGAAG ATAAGCAGAGACTGTCAAGAGTTAGAGCCCTCCGTTGGTGAGGAGCTAGCTTCTTTGCTTTATCTGGAACCAGATAGCAAGCTTATG GCAATCTCCATAGCTGCGGAGGCCAAacgagaagaagagaaagcaaAGGGCGTGAATCCAGAGAGCAGAGCTGAGAACCCAGACATCGTCCCATTTGAGGACaacgaagaagaggaagaggaagaagatgaaagcgaggaggaagaagatggcATGGCGAACGGTCCTCAAGGCAGAGGGAGAGGAAGAGGGATGATGTGGCCTCCTCAAATGCCTATGGGACGTGGAATCAGACCAATGCCCGGAATGGGAGGTTTCCCTCTCGGGGTAATGAACCCTGCAGATGCTTTTCCCTATGGACCTGGTGGCTACAACGGTATGCCAGATCCATTTGGTATGGGTCCAAGACCCTTTGGACCATATGGACCGAGGTTCGGTGGTGATTTCAGAGGACCTGTACCGGGGATGATGTTTCCCGGTAGGCCTCCGCAACAGTTTCCACATGGAGGTTATGGTATGATGGGAGGCTCAGGGCGTGGTGGACCGCTTATGGGAGGAATGGGAAACGCTCcccgaggaggaggaggcaggCCAATGTATTATCCACCAGCTACAACAACAGCACGTCCTGGCCCTACTTCTTCCAACAGGAGAACACCTGAGAGAAGCGATGACAGAGGGGCGGTGGATGAATCTCATGAGATGGAGCAGTTTGAGGTTGGAAACAGTTTGAGAAACGAAGAGACTGAAAGTGAAGACGAAGACAAAGCTCCTAGACGATCAAGGCATGGAGACAAGCGTCGTTGA